Proteins encoded together in one Amphritea japonica ATCC BAA-1530 window:
- a CDS encoding TRAP transporter large permease has product MLILLTLLVICLALVVGIPVPFAFGLALIYMSLTGDHDPAGFLTSGHWRMNVLVLLAIPLFIMAGTIMERGKIAEPLVDLAELFVGRFKGGIAYTAVGASAIFGSIAGSATATLTCIGSIMMPQLRKANYPEGLSAALITNAAPLGLLIPPSAIQIIYAWVTRQSVLKCFLATIVPGLILVTLLCIVNYVMLRKYNNIKVLPKSDNFGKEVAKKSRFAFPALLMPFMILGGIYGGIMTPTEAAGIAVVYAIPVGFFIYKGLNITNFKAALVQSATTTGVVMVMFFMVMIVSRLLIFEDIPDLAKELIFSVSDNPIIVLIMINVVMILIGMLMDDVSGVLLASPLLFPIVVELGVDPIQFAAIVGVNLGMGNITPPTAPLLYLGSRVTGVRVSAMLKPTLIMILFAWIPTLIITTYVPEVSLFLPQMFFG; this is encoded by the coding sequence ATGTTAATTCTACTGACACTTCTGGTGATCTGTCTCGCGTTGGTGGTGGGTATTCCGGTACCTTTCGCCTTCGGTCTGGCATTGATCTATATGTCACTTACGGGTGACCACGATCCGGCAGGTTTTCTGACGTCGGGTCACTGGCGCATGAACGTGCTGGTGCTACTGGCCATTCCGCTGTTTATTATGGCCGGTACAATTATGGAACGGGGCAAGATTGCCGAGCCCCTGGTTGATCTTGCTGAACTCTTTGTGGGTCGGTTTAAAGGCGGAATTGCTTACACGGCAGTGGGTGCCAGTGCCATCTTTGGTTCGATTGCTGGCAGCGCTACAGCCACGCTGACCTGCATCGGTAGCATAATGATGCCGCAGCTACGCAAAGCGAACTACCCTGAAGGTCTGTCTGCGGCACTGATTACGAACGCGGCTCCGCTAGGGTTGCTGATTCCACCCAGTGCGATTCAGATCATCTATGCCTGGGTCACCCGGCAATCGGTGTTGAAGTGCTTTCTGGCGACTATTGTTCCCGGTCTGATCCTGGTGACCCTGCTTTGTATTGTTAATTATGTGATGTTGCGTAAGTACAACAATATTAAAGTGCTGCCAAAATCGGATAACTTCGGTAAAGAAGTGGCTAAGAAAAGCCGTTTTGCGTTTCCAGCGCTGCTGATGCCCTTTATGATTCTTGGGGGAATATACGGCGGTATCATGACCCCGACAGAGGCAGCAGGTATCGCTGTTGTCTATGCTATCCCGGTTGGCTTCTTTATCTATAAAGGGCTGAATATCACAAACTTTAAAGCTGCGTTAGTCCAGTCCGCAACCACCACCGGTGTGGTGATGGTGATGTTCTTTATGGTGATGATTGTTAGTCGTCTGCTGATTTTTGAAGACATTCCTGACCTGGCTAAAGAGCTGATCTTTTCGGTATCGGATAATCCGATTATCGTATTGATTATGATCAACGTCGTGATGATTCTTATCGGTATGTTGATGGATGATGTCAGCGGTGTATTGTTGGCATCACCTCTGCTATTCCCAATTGTGGTAGAACTGGGTGTTGATCCGATTCAATTTGCAGCGATAGTGGGTGTTAATCTGGGTATGGGTAATATCACGCCACCCACCGCGCCATTGCTCTATCTGGGCTCGAGGGTTACCGGAGTGAGAGTCAGTGCGATGTTGAAACCAACGCTGATTATGATTTTGTTTGCCTGGATTCCAACATTGATCATTACCACTTATGTGCCAGAAGTATCACTGTTCCTGCCACAGATGTTTTTCGGTTAG
- a CDS encoding TRAP transporter small permease, with amino-acid sequence MHLNIPRPLGSLVNILLRSKEYILATASLVMAFVFFFVVILRYWFQADLFAYEEWVLMIAFWVYFLGGAMGSYENTHVKADFLLSLIDSVRTKWIVVNCTIFLEAVIGIVLSYWGWLMLWEEISAYPDWQRTTGLELPFVIPKLGIFLGFVLMTFYTSLHLWSGLRDGPSEEWESDEAPPHI; translated from the coding sequence ATGCATCTGAATATACCGCGCCCGCTGGGCTCGCTGGTAAATATTCTGTTACGTAGCAAAGAATATATATTAGCGACTGCCAGTCTGGTTATGGCATTTGTGTTTTTCTTTGTGGTTATCCTGCGTTATTGGTTTCAGGCTGACCTGTTTGCCTACGAAGAGTGGGTATTAATGATCGCGTTCTGGGTGTATTTCCTGGGCGGGGCGATGGGTAGTTATGAAAATACCCATGTGAAAGCTGACTTTCTGTTATCCCTGATTGATAGCGTGCGTACCAAATGGATTGTAGTGAACTGTACGATCTTTCTGGAAGCCGTTATTGGCATAGTCCTGAGTTACTGGGGCTGGTTGATGTTATGGGAAGAGATCAGTGCCTATCCTGACTGGCAGCGTACCACCGGACTGGAGTTGCCTTTCGTCATTCCTAAGCTGGGCATCTTTCTCGGGTTTGTCCTGATGACGTTTTACACCTCCCTGCATTTGTGGAGTGGTTTACGCGACGGCCCCAGCGAAGAATGGGAATCTGACGAAGCCCCACCACATATCTGA
- the dctP gene encoding TRAP transporter substrate-binding protein DctP, with the protein MKKIESRMNLKSVIASSLVLGAVLATPVEAATTLRIASQHAPDQYASEVLRQIKVDLENAGVDLKIKLYPAGQLGSGEQLIGETVRGSIDIVHSFVYSHKDPVLEINSLPYLVSNYDEMEKVFSPGSNFYGIFDQRMDKMGLKLLGVTAEGFIGVMSSSMPENYRTTGPKGQNIRVWSAQSAKLGTQDMGYNTTTIDWGDAFPAIQQGVVDGMIGATPEATYTTFKEAIKNYVPYNAFVENYAYYASKKTWEKKLNEEQRKVITEVFAKAAAGFVDWSRENDAANLKKLEAFGVKVLPLTDAERSAIAKEVRAKTWPKLEERLGKDILDEVIADL; encoded by the coding sequence ATGAAAAAGATCGAAAGTCGTATGAACCTGAAATCTGTAATCGCATCCTCCCTGGTATTGGGGGCGGTATTGGCGACGCCTGTAGAAGCAGCGACAACTTTACGTATAGCCAGTCAGCATGCACCCGATCAGTATGCTTCTGAAGTGTTGCGACAGATCAAAGTTGATCTCGAGAATGCTGGTGTAGATCTGAAAATTAAACTCTATCCAGCAGGTCAGCTGGGTTCTGGCGAACAGCTGATTGGTGAAACAGTCCGTGGCAGCATCGATATTGTTCACTCGTTTGTTTACAGCCACAAAGATCCGGTACTGGAAATAAACTCACTGCCTTATCTGGTTTCTAACTATGATGAGATGGAAAAAGTATTCAGCCCAGGCTCTAACTTCTACGGTATTTTCGATCAGCGCATGGATAAGATGGGCCTGAAATTACTGGGTGTGACTGCCGAAGGCTTTATCGGTGTTATGTCTTCCTCAATGCCTGAGAACTACCGTACAACAGGGCCTAAAGGGCAGAATATCCGGGTGTGGAGCGCGCAATCAGCGAAACTGGGTACTCAGGATATGGGCTACAACACCACCACTATCGACTGGGGTGATGCTTTCCCTGCAATCCAGCAGGGTGTGGTTGACGGAATGATTGGTGCAACGCCTGAAGCAACCTACACGACGTTCAAAGAAGCGATTAAGAACTATGTTCCTTACAACGCTTTTGTTGAGAACTACGCTTACTATGCCAGCAAGAAAACCTGGGAGAAAAAGCTTAACGAAGAACAGCGTAAAGTAATCACTGAAGTCTTTGCTAAAGCGGCTGCTGGTTTCGTTGACTGGAGTCGTGAAAACGATGCAGCTAATCTTAAAAAGCTTGAAGCCTTTGGTGTTAAAGTTTTGCCGCTGACTGACGCAGAACGCAGTGCTATCGCTAAAGAAGTACGGGCAAAAACCTGGCCTAAGCTAGAAGAACGTCTGGGTAAAGATATCCTGGATGAAGTCATTGCTGACCTGTAA
- a CDS encoding GlxA family transcriptional regulator: MTYIKDKRNFSALMRDTNSPFLPAAEQDENPVEVGFVLQQHFSMSAFTAAVDTLVTANLVRTTPLFNYQTYAAETSPVISDLGIEIAAQGTLKAFDHKPLPDLLIICGGYRCSTQQHPELTRTLKQADSKKLLIGGLWNGAIALAHAGLLDQLSCALHPDNHAYIREQFPKVRVSEQVIVSEGNRHTSAGPVSAMEMMLQLIGELRGMNITRAIREILSCDQISEKGNIRISQPGDNPCLPQNLRDIMELMAANIEEPISVDELTVCIGISRRQIERLFQNHLETSPGRYYLELRITHARRLLLQSNESITNIALASGFVSTSHFSNCYKDYFGVSPSLAREQAKTLAFNTPCPQAAVC, from the coding sequence ATGACCTATATAAAAGACAAGCGAAATTTCAGTGCGCTGATGCGTGATACCAACAGCCCATTTTTACCGGCAGCCGAACAGGATGAAAACCCGGTAGAGGTTGGCTTTGTATTGCAGCAGCACTTCTCTATGAGTGCATTTACAGCCGCTGTCGATACGCTGGTAACCGCCAATCTGGTACGTACCACGCCCCTGTTTAACTACCAGACCTATGCGGCAGAAACGTCACCGGTCATCAGCGATCTGGGGATTGAAATCGCCGCCCAGGGCACCCTGAAGGCGTTTGACCACAAACCCTTACCCGACCTGTTAATTATCTGTGGCGGTTACCGTTGTTCAACCCAACAGCACCCGGAGCTCACTCGCACACTCAAGCAGGCTGATAGTAAAAAGCTCTTGATTGGCGGCCTGTGGAATGGCGCTATCGCGCTGGCCCATGCCGGGCTACTGGATCAGCTAAGCTGCGCCCTGCACCCCGACAATCATGCGTATATACGCGAACAATTCCCTAAAGTCAGAGTCAGCGAACAAGTTATTGTAAGCGAAGGTAACCGCCATACCAGCGCCGGGCCGGTTAGCGCTATGGAGATGATGTTGCAGTTGATTGGAGAGCTGCGCGGAATGAATATAACCCGGGCTATCAGAGAGATTTTAAGCTGCGATCAAATTTCAGAAAAAGGTAATATTCGTATCAGCCAGCCAGGTGACAACCCCTGCCTGCCGCAAAATCTACGCGATATTATGGAACTGATGGCGGCTAATATAGAGGAACCGATCAGCGTTGATGAACTGACCGTATGCATCGGCATTTCACGGCGCCAGATTGAGCGTTTATTCCAGAATCATCTGGAAACCTCGCCCGGGCGCTATTATCTGGAATTACGCATTACCCACGCCCGCCGTTTGCTATTACAAAGCAATGAGTCGATCACCAATATTGCACTGGCCAGTGGCTTTGTCAGCACCAGTCACTTTAGTAACTGTTACAAAGACTACTTTGGTGTTTCTCCCAGTCTCGCACGCGAACAGGCTAAGACACTGGCTTTTAATACACCCTGTCCGCAGGCCGCCGTCTGTTGA
- a CDS encoding L-serine ammonia-lyase produces MSISVFDLFKIGVGPSSSHTVGPMVAAANFADHLQQHQLAQDVQRIQVDLYGSLSATGIGHGTDNSVVVGLMGERPHSIDPEMILPAVAGLKESNRLNLLGQYPIEFIWQRDMLLLEENLPYHPNAMRLAAFGADDQLLYENTYYSIGGGFVIDESDATADAHLVPQVELPYDFNNAVELLELCEANNFSVSQLMMENEKVWRSEQEIRDGLMDIWAAMKECIATGLHKEGTLPGGLQVKRRAMSLHKSLIRSTKPNVISSTMGAMDWINLYALAVNEENAAGGRMVTAPTNGAAGIIPAVLMYYTEFTAKATEECVVDFLLAAAAIGALCKKNASISGAEVGCQGEVGSACAMAAAGLCEVLGGSPGQVENAAEIGLEHNLGLTCDPVGGLVQVPCIERNAIGAVKAINATQMALRGDGDHFISLDKVIKTMSDTGRDMHDKYKETSRGGLAVNAIEC; encoded by the coding sequence ATGTCTATTTCTGTTTTTGATCTTTTTAAAATAGGCGTTGGTCCGTCGAGTTCGCATACGGTCGGTCCGATGGTGGCAGCCGCAAACTTTGCAGACCACCTGCAACAACATCAGCTGGCGCAGGATGTGCAACGTATTCAGGTGGATCTTTATGGTTCATTGAGCGCGACAGGGATCGGTCATGGTACTGACAATTCAGTGGTGGTTGGCTTGATGGGGGAGCGCCCTCACAGCATCGATCCGGAAATGATTCTGCCTGCGGTTGCCGGGTTAAAAGAGAGTAATCGTCTTAATCTGCTGGGTCAGTACCCGATAGAGTTCATCTGGCAGAGGGATATGTTGTTGCTTGAAGAGAACCTGCCTTACCATCCGAACGCGATGCGTCTGGCAGCCTTTGGTGCCGATGATCAGTTGTTATATGAGAATACCTATTACTCGATTGGTGGTGGTTTCGTTATCGATGAGAGTGATGCGACGGCCGACGCGCATTTAGTGCCACAGGTTGAACTACCCTACGACTTTAATAATGCGGTTGAGCTGCTGGAACTGTGCGAAGCGAATAACTTCAGCGTCAGCCAGCTGATGATGGAAAATGAGAAGGTCTGGCGCAGTGAGCAGGAGATCCGTGATGGCCTGATGGATATCTGGGCGGCGATGAAAGAGTGCATTGCCACCGGACTCCATAAAGAGGGAACCTTGCCCGGTGGCTTACAGGTGAAGCGTCGGGCGATGAGTCTGCATAAATCCCTGATCCGCTCCACTAAGCCTAATGTGATCAGTTCTACCATGGGCGCCATGGACTGGATCAACCTCTACGCGCTGGCAGTGAATGAAGAAAATGCTGCGGGTGGACGGATGGTAACTGCGCCGACCAATGGTGCCGCAGGGATTATTCCCGCAGTGCTGATGTACTACACCGAATTTACGGCTAAGGCGACGGAAGAGTGCGTTGTTGATTTCTTGCTGGCCGCTGCAGCGATTGGTGCGTTGTGTAAGAAGAATGCTTCTATATCGGGTGCGGAAGTCGGTTGTCAGGGAGAAGTCGGCTCCGCCTGTGCCATGGCAGCAGCAGGTTTGTGTGAAGTGTTGGGCGGCTCGCCTGGGCAGGTGGAAAATGCGGCTGAAATTGGTCTGGAACATAACCTGGGTCTGACCTGCGATCCGGTGGGGGGCTTAGTTCAGGTGCCCTGTATCGAGCGTAACGCGATTGGCGCAGTGAAGGCGATCAATGCTACACAGATGGCGCTACGGGGTGACGGTGATCATTTTATCTCGCTGGATAAGGTGATCAAGACCATGTCAGATACCGGCCGGGATATGCACGATAAATACAAAGAGACCTCTCGTGGGGGGCTGGCGGTCAACGCGATTGAATGCTGA